One part of the Mya arenaria isolate MELC-2E11 chromosome 3, ASM2691426v1 genome encodes these proteins:
- the LOC128225817 gene encoding multiple epidermal growth factor-like domains protein 10 has product MSDDELATASQGIEEAMNMITANEYENENESMSDIIDVVDLPILALTARLVKTAPQSAAIVLTARYVITYPENAAMDVNGACTAGSYGHKCKDSCSGNCLNGETCHFTTGECSCGCAPGYDYTRDDHCQTACDDYSYGQNCSSRCGHCLVDAVCDRISGNCPSGGCKMGYSGSRCDQLCTDNTFGYNCEGLCHCNNISEQCNVTNGDCSSGCAIGWAGNNCSKDNNIIKPGHTDVTASISNTYSTCDAFRSIDGKILLNSSSDDIALCQRCSVAEGSRSWLQLDLAVITAVSYIRVYGRNTGN; this is encoded by the exons ATGTCTGACGATGAACTTGCCACAGCATCTCAAGGAATAGAGGAAGCTATGAACATGATCACTGCTAATGAGTacgaaaatgaaaatgaatctATGTCTGACATCATTGATGTTGTTGATTTGCCAATT CTTGCACTAACGGCTCGTTTGGTCAAAACTGCTCCGCAAAGTGCGGCCATTGTCTTGACGGCCCGATATGTGATAACTTATCCGGAAAATGCAGCGATGGATGTGAACGGGG CCTGTACGGCTGGCAGTTATGGGCACAAATGCAAGGACAGCTGCAGTGGGAATTGTTTGAACGGAGAAACCTGCCATTTTACCACGGGAGAATGTTCTTGTGGTTGTGCCCCGGGCTATGACTACACGCGGGATGACCATTGTCAAACAG CCTGTGACGACTACTCGTACGGTCAAAATTGCTCTTCCCGCTGTGGTCATTGCCTGGTCGATGCGGTTTGTGATAGGATATCTGGAAACTGTCCATCAGGCGGATGTAAGATGGGATACAGCGGATCAAGATGTGATCAAC TTTGCACAGACAACACATTTGGATATAATTGTGAAGGACTGTGTCATTGTAACAACATAAGCGAACAGTGTAATGTAACGAATGGAGACTGTAGCAGTGGGTGTGCAATTGGCTGGGCAGGCAACAACTGCAGTAAAG ACAATAACATTATCAAACCCGGACACACAGATGTAACAGCatcaatatcaaatacatattcaacatgCGACGCATTTAGGTCCATTGACGGGAAAATTCTTCTGAATTCCTCCAGTGATGACATTGCTCTCTGTCAACGGTGTAGCGTAGCGGAAGGTTCAAGATCATGGCTACAACTTGATCTTGCAGTAATAACTGCAGTTAGCTACATACGCGTGTATGGAAGGAATACTGGTAACTGA